From the Bacteroidia bacterium genome, one window contains:
- a CDS encoding LysM peptidoglycan-binding domain-containing protein translates to MRVNLRNSASRGFLFFMSMLLLASCSSQKEVVRDEAQSTSPATAITPDSTRSESEPFLPRPDIDFGEIEQEVNVSKAEKEPLLDRARLHVVLAGKSLYAGDTATALQQCALAAEKLDRASYLPEIESDAGYRELMANLTRLYKSCEPLIVRSEVEVPMSALQLLADESVESDTVDLTLLTFKEPPPTTIPLPLNVEVEKNIVYFTTKMRKHMVKWMERSGKYFPVMRPILKEEGMPDEIIYLTMIESGVNPIARSWAKCVGLWQFLKSTGEMYGLDGNYYTDDRCDPEKSTRAAARHLRDLYNMFGDWHLALAAYNAGAGRISRAIKKSGKTKPSYWDIRPLLPQETQNYVPRYIAVSIIALDANEYNMDEVELMPPLEFDVFPVEKPYQLKDLAEGLAIPLETLRDLNPMLLQGVTPPERYPLRIPKGSRDAVAEAIVNVKSSVTVGESVSGDIVISDYKVKRGDNLNKIARKHKITVSQLMKANDMSKSRSLKVGQVLRVPHKEVVKTPLYATAVDNVSTPRPDRDPSKRTEGRSKLMVKVEKGMTLGTIADYYGVTVHDLMRWNSMQADQKLLAGAVLDVWVRDSSRQGAISASLASAATSAAAEPSREQAGDLPPAVASAVMVEYQVQRGETLASIADAFSVTVQNLIDWNDLKNTRVKSGSTLKIRSTSTKSSKGDEAVRQEQPRAQQDAAGQDSVHVVKKGETLFSIAQARGLSVKDVMKWNGLANENILVGQSLLLFDRDAKGKSNTSASASKATQLPQDNAAVKETARTAAREKAAPAQASTSVIPKPTPSPTATKPVVSTLRDSTASRSATKNVDAGSAVKENPQASVGSYTVQAGDNLFSISRATGVNIHDLRAWNELTHDNLKPGQVLQLRGPRDAAPVPTASDASRRDTVVRSGGRSVTVVTHTVQRGDNLYSIAREYGVSVSDLKKWNDLKKTSLSIGQELEIRDAQREVSQHNARPLTGSPVTKAVAPAAKPKTATPSSEGEEDVAPTQQSDAASPTQQKREHVVQSGETLYSIAKALNVTVQDLQKWNKLGDVLRTGQKLTYYTSE, encoded by the coding sequence ATGCGCGTAAACCTTCGTAACTCCGCGTCCCGGGGATTTCTTTTTTTCATGAGCATGCTGCTGCTGGCTTCGTGTTCATCACAAAAGGAAGTAGTCAGGGACGAGGCGCAAAGCACGTCTCCCGCCACAGCCATCACACCCGACAGCACCCGAAGCGAGTCCGAACCCTTTCTTCCGCGTCCCGACATAGATTTCGGTGAAATCGAGCAGGAGGTCAATGTCAGTAAGGCCGAGAAGGAGCCATTGCTCGACCGGGCGCGCCTGCATGTCGTTCTTGCAGGCAAATCCTTGTACGCCGGTGACACGGCCACCGCACTGCAGCAGTGCGCGCTTGCTGCGGAAAAACTTGACCGCGCGAGCTATCTGCCGGAGATAGAAAGCGATGCGGGCTATCGCGAGCTGATGGCGAATCTGACCCGGCTCTACAAGAGCTGTGAACCCCTCATCGTGCGGAGCGAGGTCGAAGTGCCGATGTCTGCACTGCAATTGCTGGCCGACGAAAGTGTCGAGTCCGATACCGTTGACCTGACCCTGCTGACCTTCAAGGAACCGCCTCCGACCACCATACCGCTCCCGCTGAATGTGGAAGTGGAAAAAAACATCGTCTACTTCACCACGAAAATGCGCAAGCATATGGTGAAATGGATGGAGCGCTCCGGAAAATACTTCCCGGTGATGCGCCCCATCCTCAAAGAAGAGGGGATGCCGGACGAAATCATTTATCTGACGATGATTGAGAGCGGAGTCAATCCCATCGCACGATCCTGGGCGAAATGCGTTGGCCTCTGGCAGTTTCTCAAGTCCACGGGTGAGATGTATGGACTGGACGGAAATTATTACACGGATGATCGCTGCGATCCGGAGAAATCCACGCGCGCAGCCGCACGGCATCTCCGGGATCTGTACAATATGTTCGGAGACTGGCATCTCGCGCTCGCGGCCTATAACGCCGGCGCCGGACGAATCAGCCGTGCGATCAAAAAATCAGGAAAGACGAAACCGTCGTACTGGGACATTCGTCCCTTGCTCCCGCAGGAAACGCAGAATTACGTTCCCCGCTACATCGCGGTATCCATCATCGCGCTGGATGCGAACGAATACAATATGGACGAAGTCGAGCTGATGCCTCCTCTGGAATTCGACGTGTTTCCTGTGGAAAAGCCGTACCAGCTCAAGGATCTCGCGGAGGGGCTGGCAATTCCGCTGGAGACCTTGCGTGATCTGAATCCCATGCTGCTTCAGGGCGTCACACCTCCGGAGCGCTATCCCTTACGTATTCCGAAAGGGAGTCGCGACGCGGTGGCGGAAGCCATCGTGAATGTGAAATCTTCCGTCACGGTAGGTGAGAGCGTCTCCGGCGATATTGTCATCTCCGATTACAAGGTGAAACGGGGCGACAATCTGAACAAAATCGCCCGCAAGCACAAGATCACCGTCAGTCAGCTCATGAAGGCCAATGATATGTCGAAGAGCCGATCCTTGAAAGTCGGCCAAGTCCTTCGTGTACCACACAAGGAAGTTGTCAAAACACCCTTGTATGCCACTGCGGTGGACAACGTCTCCACACCCCGTCCGGATCGCGATCCGAGCAAGCGCACCGAGGGACGCAGCAAGTTGATGGTGAAGGTGGAGAAGGGAATGACGCTGGGGACTATTGCGGATTACTATGGAGTGACCGTACACGATCTTATGCGTTGGAACAGCATGCAGGCGGATCAAAAACTTCTGGCTGGCGCGGTGCTCGATGTGTGGGTACGGGACAGCTCGCGGCAAGGCGCGATCAGCGCATCACTCGCATCCGCCGCGACTTCCGCCGCCGCGGAACCCAGCCGCGAACAAGCCGGCGATCTCCCTCCCGCCGTTGCCTCCGCCGTCATGGTGGAATATCAGGTACAGCGGGGTGAGACTCTGGCCAGTATCGCGGATGCATTCAGCGTCACGGTACAGAATCTGATTGACTGGAACGATTTGAAGAATACCCGTGTCAAAAGCGGATCCACTTTGAAAATCCGCTCCACTTCCACAAAATCGTCCAAAGGTGATGAGGCCGTCCGTCAGGAGCAGCCGCGTGCGCAGCAAGACGCAGCGGGGCAGGACAGCGTACATGTCGTTAAGAAGGGTGAGACCCTTTTCAGCATTGCGCAGGCGCGGGGTCTTTCGGTGAAGGATGTCATGAAATGGAACGGTCTGGCGAACGAGAACATATTGGTCGGTCAGTCTCTTCTCCTGTTTGACAGGGACGCGAAGGGGAAATCCAATACTTCGGCATCCGCTTCGAAAGCGACGCAGCTCCCGCAGGACAATGCCGCAGTCAAGGAAACGGCGCGTACGGCAGCGCGTGAAAAAGCGGCCCCGGCGCAGGCATCGACCTCTGTGATCCCAAAGCCGACACCTTCGCCGACCGCGACGAAGCCCGTGGTCAGCACACTCCGCGACAGCACAGCGTCCCGGAGCGCCACGAAGAATGTGGACGCGGGCTCTGCGGTGAAGGAGAATCCTCAGGCAAGCGTCGGTTCGTACACGGTACAGGCCGGCGACAACCTTTTCAGCATCTCCCGCGCGACGGGCGTAAACATACACGATTTGCGCGCCTGGAACGAACTGACTCATGACAATCTCAAGCCGGGCCAGGTGCTGCAACTTCGCGGTCCGAGAGATGCCGCACCGGTCCCCACGGCCTCCGACGCTTCACGCCGCGACACGGTAGTTCGCAGTGGCGGGCGCTCTGTCACTGTCGTGACGCATACCGTACAACGCGGCGACAATCTGTACAGCATCGCCCGCGAGTATGGCGTTTCCGTTTCCGATCTCAAGAAGTGGAATGACCTCAAGAAGACCTCACTCAGCATCGGGCAGGAATTGGAAATCCGCGATGCGCAACGCGAGGTCTCGCAGCATAACGCCCGGCCTTTAACCGGCAGTCCCGTGACGAAAGCTGTTGCTCCGGCTGCGAAACCGAAGACGGCCACACCCTCCTCCGAAGGAGAAGAGGATGTAGCGCCCACGCAGCAGAGCGACGCGGCAAGCCCGACACAGCAAAAACGGGAACATGTGGTTCAGAGCGGTGAGACGCTCTACAGCATCGCAAAAGCACTGAACGTGACCGTGCAGGATTTGCAGAAGTGGAACAAGCTCGGCGATGTACTCAGGACGGGTCAAAAGCTCACCTATTACACCAGCGAGTGA
- a CDS encoding glycosyltransferase family 9 protein, producing the protein MTEHILYKADCRHFRGDIPCAPHKREGVHCIDCVYYDATDRNILIIKLGAIGDVIRTTPLLHRLKREYPGARIWWLTLTPEVLPPQVDRKLRFDMAGVISLLAISFDLVINLDKDREACAIADRVHASVKRGFTLRNGVCAPIDDDARHKFLTGIFDDLNQSNTKHYVREIFEICGYAWDGEEYIVNEPAAFDVAAAVEERGQRFDPSLPLIGLNTGCGGRWTSRLWPDAYWVELGERLRDAGTQPLFLGGEQEHEKNLALSAACGGLYAGHFSLDTFVALMNRCDVIVSAVTMAMHLAIGLKKPLVLFNNIFNRNEFELYGRGEILEPSKTCTCFFQPTCRNEEYRCMEHLEVARVFDAVQRWAGQGSGAAR; encoded by the coding sequence ATGACGGAACATATTCTCTACAAAGCCGACTGCCGACACTTCCGCGGCGACATTCCCTGCGCACCCCATAAACGCGAGGGTGTGCACTGCATTGACTGCGTGTATTACGATGCTACCGACCGCAACATCCTCATCATCAAGCTGGGAGCCATCGGCGATGTGATCCGCACTACGCCGCTGCTGCACCGGCTCAAGCGCGAATATCCCGGCGCCCGCATCTGGTGGCTGACGCTGACGCCGGAAGTGCTACCGCCGCAGGTGGACAGAAAGCTCCGCTTCGACATGGCCGGCGTAATCTCGCTGCTCGCCATCAGTTTCGACCTCGTCATCAATCTCGACAAGGATCGTGAGGCCTGTGCCATCGCCGACCGCGTCCACGCCAGCGTCAAGCGCGGATTCACCCTCCGCAACGGCGTCTGCGCGCCCATCGACGACGATGCGCGGCACAAATTCCTCACGGGCATTTTCGACGATCTCAATCAGAGCAACACGAAACACTACGTGCGGGAGATTTTCGAGATATGCGGCTATGCCTGGGACGGCGAAGAATACATCGTCAACGAGCCCGCGGCGTTCGATGTCGCCGCCGCAGTGGAGGAACGGGGCCAGCGCTTCGATCCCTCGCTTCCGCTCATCGGTCTCAACACCGGTTGCGGGGGACGCTGGACCAGCAGGTTGTGGCCCGACGCGTATTGGGTGGAATTGGGCGAACGCCTTCGCGACGCCGGCACGCAGCCGCTCTTCCTCGGCGGCGAGCAGGAGCATGAGAAAAACCTCGCGCTCTCCGCCGCTTGTGGCGGGTTGTACGCGGGACATTTTTCTCTCGACACCTTTGTCGCATTGATGAACCGCTGTGACGTGATTGTCTCGGCCGTGACCATGGCTATGCATCTGGCCATCGGCCTGAAAAAACCGCTGGTACTGTTCAACAACATTTTCAACCGCAACGAATTCGAACTCTACGGCCGCGGCGAAATTCTCGAGCCCTCGAAAACCTGCACCTGTTTTTTCCAGCCCACGTGCCGGAACGAAGAGTACCGCTGCATGGAGCATCTCGAAGTGGCGCGCGTGTTCGATGCGGTACAGCGCTGGGCGGGGCAGGGCAGCGGCGCGGCGCGATGA
- a CDS encoding glycosyltransferase: MNIVLVGTAYPLRGGIAHYVGLLWKYLSRTHKVSIVTFSRQYPKLLFPGKTQDESGDAGIPVDSEQWIDSINPFSWIRTGLRIRKMNPDLIVFKFWMPFFAPSYGVIAAVAKMGRRTKTMFICDNVIPHEKRPGDKLLTKFAFRFIDSYVVQSKAVERDLKQWKKDPLFALMPHPVYEIFGDELDKSAARKALAATDPAIQLADDERVLLFFGYVRDYKGLDVLLDAMPAILRDLKLTLLVVGEFYNNEQQYRDQVERLGIGDNVRFHSDYVANEHVGTFFSAADVLTLPYKSATQSGIIQIAYNFHRPVIATDVGGLGEVIVDGATGYLVPPGNPAALAEAVLRFYREDRCEEFRNNVIEERKKYSWEHMTTGIEDLYQRSLTQQH; the protein is encoded by the coding sequence ATGAATATCGTTCTCGTCGGCACGGCATATCCCCTGCGCGGAGGCATCGCGCATTACGTCGGATTGCTGTGGAAGTACCTGTCGCGCACGCACAAGGTCAGCATCGTCACCTTTTCACGCCAGTATCCGAAGCTGCTCTTCCCGGGTAAAACGCAGGACGAAAGCGGCGACGCAGGCATTCCCGTGGACAGTGAACAGTGGATAGACTCCATCAATCCGTTCTCCTGGATACGCACCGGTCTCCGCATACGGAAAATGAACCCCGACCTCATCGTGTTCAAATTCTGGATGCCGTTTTTTGCACCCAGCTACGGCGTCATTGCAGCCGTCGCGAAAATGGGCCGACGCACGAAGACCATGTTCATCTGCGATAACGTCATTCCGCACGAGAAGCGTCCCGGCGACAAGCTGCTGACGAAGTTCGCTTTCCGCTTTATCGACAGCTATGTGGTGCAGTCCAAAGCCGTGGAGCGTGATTTGAAACAGTGGAAAAAGGATCCGCTGTTCGCACTCATGCCGCATCCCGTGTACGAGATTTTCGGCGACGAGCTGGATAAATCCGCCGCCCGCAAAGCTCTGGCGGCGACCGATCCAGCGATTCAGCTTGCGGATGACGAGCGCGTGTTGCTGTTTTTCGGCTATGTACGCGATTACAAAGGCCTTGACGTGTTGCTCGACGCCATGCCCGCCATACTGCGCGATCTGAAACTCACGCTGCTGGTGGTGGGCGAATTCTACAACAACGAACAGCAGTACCGCGATCAGGTGGAGCGCCTCGGAATCGGAGACAACGTCCGTTTCCATTCCGACTATGTGGCGAACGAACACGTCGGCACATTTTTTTCCGCGGCGGACGTATTGACGCTGCCGTACAAATCGGCGACGCAGAGCGGCATCATACAGATCGCCTACAACTTTCACCGCCCCGTGATTGCGACCGATGTGGGCGGACTCGGGGAAGTGATCGTGGACGGAGCAACCGGCTATCTCGTGCCGCCCGGGAATCCTGCAGCCCTGGCCGAAGCTGTGCTGCGCTTCTATCGCGAGGACCGCTGCGAAGAATTCCGTAACAATGTGATCGAGGAAAGAAAGAAGTATTCCTGGGAGCACATGACAACTGGCATTGAGGACTTGTATCAACGAAGTTTGACGCAACAGCACTGA
- a CDS encoding sigma-70 family RNA polymerase sigma factor translates to MIDFHEIYNRYAGDIYRFALFLCKDPEEAKEISAETFARALTGKTPLVSVTVKGYLLTIARNLYYESLRSRKKHGELPPELPDMRPQVEDVIMQKMELEELRIYLQTFPEEDRSTLLLRADGMAYSEIAQVLTISVASAKVKVHRLRLKLAEWRANRELKEQ, encoded by the coding sequence ATGATCGATTTTCACGAGATATACAACCGCTACGCCGGTGATATTTACCGCTTCGCCCTTTTCCTCTGCAAAGATCCGGAAGAGGCGAAGGAAATTTCCGCCGAAACATTTGCGCGTGCGCTTACCGGAAAAACGCCGCTGGTGTCTGTAACGGTCAAAGGATATCTGCTCACCATCGCAAGGAACCTGTACTACGAGTCGCTGCGGAGCCGGAAGAAGCATGGGGAACTCCCGCCTGAACTTCCGGATATGCGGCCCCAGGTGGAAGACGTTATTATGCAAAAAATGGAATTAGAAGAGCTGCGGATCTACCTCCAGACGTTTCCTGAAGAGGATAGATCCACGCTCCTCCTACGTGCAGACGGTATGGCATATAGTGAAATCGCACAGGTGCTTACTATTTCGGTGGCATCGGCCAAAGTCAAGGTGCATCGCCTGCGGCTGAAACTTGCGGAATGGCGGGCGAATCGCGAGCTCAAGGAACAATGA
- a CDS encoding 3-deoxy-D-manno-octulosonic acid transferase, translating to MWKFLYNVIVLPALWLAFRALWLVNRKVRRGLRGRHTSLQRLRVYLRGNPPPRRLWVHASSMGEFEQAKPIIEALKREDPSIAVVASFFSPSGYENNLRYTAIDALVYLPFDSSRASRSFLELLQPVAAVFIRYDVWPNHIWACRELGIPVMLANATLRHDSPRLWPGLRAFHRKLFDGMSAILTVSDDDAQNFRRFGLRNPAITAVGDTRYDRVAGKAAQAKGNSPLPDRVREGRRVVVFGSSWTEDEEVFLPAVFKLLELDPTLLCIIVPHEPTIDHLEWLEYRFRGIAATRRFSWISSWEGERVLFVDSIGILLPLYASADVAFVGGGFRSNVHNTLEPAAYGIPVLFGPKYGNSREAGELVAAGGAFVVRSRQDIYRILRRLLTNDALRKDAGSIAGNFVASRAGSTRHILDALRPML from the coding sequence GTGTGGAAATTTCTTTATAACGTTATCGTGCTTCCGGCCCTCTGGCTTGCCTTCCGCGCGCTTTGGCTGGTGAACCGCAAGGTCCGGCGCGGGTTGCGTGGCCGACACACCTCTTTGCAGCGGCTGCGGGTCTACCTGCGCGGCAATCCTCCGCCGCGACGGCTGTGGGTGCATGCGTCATCGATGGGAGAATTCGAACAGGCGAAACCCATCATCGAAGCGCTCAAACGCGAGGATCCGTCAATCGCAGTGGTTGCGTCGTTTTTCTCGCCCTCGGGTTACGAGAACAATCTCCGCTACACCGCCATCGATGCGCTGGTGTACCTGCCGTTCGATTCCTCCCGCGCCTCACGCAGCTTTCTCGAATTGTTGCAGCCGGTCGCCGCAGTATTCATCCGTTATGATGTGTGGCCCAATCACATCTGGGCCTGTCGCGAACTCGGCATTCCCGTCATGCTTGCCAACGCCACGCTCCGGCACGATTCGCCACGGCTGTGGCCGGGTTTGCGCGCGTTCCACAGAAAACTGTTCGACGGCATGTCCGCTATCCTCACCGTCTCGGACGACGACGCGCAAAATTTCAGGCGCTTCGGACTCAGGAATCCCGCCATCACCGCGGTGGGCGACACGCGCTATGATCGCGTTGCAGGCAAAGCGGCACAGGCGAAAGGAAACTCTCCCCTGCCGGACCGCGTCCGCGAGGGCCGTCGCGTGGTGGTATTCGGCAGCAGTTGGACAGAGGACGAGGAGGTATTTCTTCCCGCCGTGTTCAAACTTCTGGAATTGGATCCCACCCTCCTGTGCATCATCGTGCCGCATGAACCCACCATCGATCACCTCGAGTGGCTGGAGTACCGCTTCAGAGGCATCGCCGCGACGCGTCGCTTCTCCTGGATCAGCTCCTGGGAAGGCGAGCGCGTGCTCTTCGTGGACAGCATCGGCATACTGCTGCCCCTGTACGCTTCCGCCGATGTCGCCTTCGTGGGCGGCGGCTTCCGCAGCAACGTACACAACACACTGGAGCCCGCCGCCTATGGTATCCCCGTCCTGTTCGGACCGAAGTACGGCAACAGCCGCGAAGCCGGTGAACTCGTCGCCGCAGGCGGAGCCTTCGTTGTGCGTTCCCGGCAGGACATCTACCGCATCCTCCGACGTCTGCTCACCAATGATGCATTGCGCAAGGACGCGGGCAGCATCGCCGGTAATTTCGTCGCCTCTCGCGCCGGATCGACACGCCATATTCTCGACGCCCTGCGACCCATGCTGTGA
- the rpsA gene encoding 30S ribosomal protein S1 — protein sequence MSEELTPSAPADLTQKDDVVVRTVGTIIEKKEYGAQEFDQFRAMYENTLNTLKQGEIITGRIIHMNKDYVTIDIGFKSEGIVDIDEFANASELKIGEEVEVFLESVENKDGNITLSRKRADFVRIWERIQKAYDHDEILQGRCIRRIKGGIVMDLFGVDAFLPGSQIDIRPVRDFDAYLGRSLDVRVVKINQPAENIVVSRKAIIEEQIAGQRKAILDSLEKGQILEGIVKAIADFGVFIDLGGVDGLVHITDLSWGRVNHPTEIVKLDQTVNVVVLDFDEEKRRISLGMKQLQPHPWENIDQKYPSGTQVRGKVVSLADYGAFIEIEKGIEGLIHISEMSWTQHIKHPSQVVSMGQMVDAVILNLDVQDKKISLGMKQLEPDPWSNLIAKYPVGSQHDGTVRNLTNFGVFVELEPGVDGLVHISDLSWTKKIRHPGEIVKKGDRIDVVILGIDTDQRRISLGHKQVQDNPWEQFATMYSVGTDADGKIVRLIEKGVIVELPAGVDGFVPASQLATKQVKNIPENFREGDTLPLRVIEFDKENKKIVCSVVEYLKGKDQEVVDAYLASHGLMNAPAAESLEVKPEDLNFDDL from the coding sequence ATGTCTGAAGAACTGACCCCGTCCGCACCCGCGGACCTCACCCAGAAGGACGACGTCGTCGTCAGAACCGTCGGCACGATTATCGAGAAGAAAGAGTACGGCGCGCAGGAATTTGACCAGTTTCGTGCCATGTATGAAAACACTCTGAACACGCTCAAACAGGGTGAGATCATAACGGGGAGAATCATCCACATGAACAAGGACTATGTCACGATCGATATCGGCTTCAAGTCCGAGGGTATCGTGGACATCGACGAATTCGCCAACGCTTCCGAACTCAAGATCGGAGAAGAGGTGGAGGTGTTCCTTGAATCAGTGGAAAACAAAGATGGAAACATCACGCTCTCCCGCAAGCGCGCCGATTTCGTGCGCATCTGGGAGCGTATTCAGAAAGCATACGACCACGACGAAATTCTTCAGGGCCGCTGTATCCGCCGCATCAAGGGTGGTATCGTCATGGATCTGTTCGGCGTGGACGCGTTCCTCCCCGGCTCACAGATCGACATCCGTCCGGTGCGCGATTTCGACGCTTACCTTGGCCGTTCGCTGGACGTGCGCGTCGTGAAAATCAATCAACCCGCCGAGAACATCGTCGTCAGCCGTAAGGCCATTATCGAAGAGCAAATCGCGGGTCAGCGCAAGGCTATTCTCGACAGCCTCGAAAAAGGCCAGATCCTCGAGGGTATCGTTAAGGCCATAGCCGATTTCGGTGTGTTCATCGATCTGGGCGGCGTGGACGGCCTCGTGCATATCACCGACCTCTCGTGGGGCCGCGTCAATCATCCGACCGAAATCGTCAAGCTCGATCAGACCGTCAACGTGGTGGTCCTCGACTTCGACGAAGAGAAGCGCCGCATTTCCCTCGGTATGAAGCAGCTGCAGCCGCATCCCTGGGAAAACATCGACCAGAAATACCCCTCCGGCACGCAGGTGCGCGGCAAGGTTGTGTCGCTCGCCGACTACGGTGCATTCATCGAGATCGAAAAGGGCATCGAAGGCCTCATTCACATCTCCGAGATGAGCTGGACGCAGCATATCAAGCATCCGTCGCAGGTCGTCAGCATGGGCCAGATGGTCGATGCAGTGATCCTGAATCTGGATGTACAGGACAAGAAAATCTCCCTTGGTATGAAGCAACTCGAGCCGGATCCCTGGTCCAATCTCATTGCCAAGTATCCCGTCGGTTCGCAGCATGATGGCACCGTGCGCAACCTGACCAACTTCGGCGTGTTCGTGGAACTCGAACCCGGCGTGGACGGTCTCGTGCACATTTCCGATCTGTCATGGACGAAGAAAATCCGCCATCCGGGAGAAATCGTCAAGAAGGGCGACCGCATCGACGTCGTCATTCTCGGCATCGACACCGATCAGCGCCGGATTTCCCTCGGTCACAAGCAGGTGCAGGACAATCCGTGGGAGCAGTTCGCGACCATGTATTCCGTGGGCACCGATGCCGACGGCAAGATTGTGCGCCTGATCGAGAAGGGCGTGATCGTCGAGCTCCCGGCTGGTGTGGATGGTTTCGTCCCCGCTTCACAGCTCGCGACCAAGCAGGTGAAGAATATTCCGGAAAACTTCCGCGAAGGCGACACTCTGCCCCTGCGTGTCATCGAGTTCGACAAGGAGAACAAGAAAATTGTGTGTTCCGTGGTCGAATACCTCAAGGGCAAGGATCAGGAAGTAGTGGATGCCTACCTCGCTTCCCACGGCCTGATGAACGCTCCCGCGGCCGAAAGCCTGGAAGTCAAACCCGAAGACCTCAATTTCGACGACCTCTGA
- a CDS encoding glycosyltransferase family 2 protein, with product MIQASGPGAPDLDISVVVPSFNENDSIPELTSRLAEVLDRITPDWEVWYIDDGSSDDSVKTLHALHERDPRFKLVRFRRNYGKSAALAIGFGLARGRHVITMDADLQDDPAEIPNLLAKLDEGFDMVSGWKKKRYDPISKTLPSRFFNFVTGKMSGIDIHDFNCGLKAYRYDVVKSVKIYGEMHRYIPVLAKMAGFSVAEIPVLHHPRKYGKTKFGLSRFFKGFLDLLTVMFTSRYTQRPLHVFGTIGSIMMVLGFFINSWLTIEWLMGYPVSNRPMLLLGILLMLIGIQLISTGLIAEMITKSDSGELDYSIREILP from the coding sequence ATGATTCAGGCATCCGGGCCGGGAGCGCCCGATCTCGACATCTCCGTCGTCGTGCCCTCATTCAACGAGAATGATTCCATTCCTGAGCTGACATCCCGGCTTGCCGAGGTGCTTGACAGGATCACCCCGGATTGGGAAGTGTGGTACATCGACGACGGCAGCAGCGACGATTCCGTGAAAACACTCCATGCGCTGCATGAGAGGGATCCCCGATTCAAATTGGTGCGATTCCGGCGGAATTACGGCAAATCCGCCGCTCTGGCCATCGGCTTCGGCCTGGCGCGGGGACGCCACGTCATCACCATGGACGCAGACCTGCAGGACGACCCGGCGGAGATCCCGAATCTGCTCGCCAAGCTGGACGAGGGTTTCGACATGGTGTCGGGCTGGAAGAAAAAGCGCTACGATCCGATTTCCAAGACGCTGCCGTCGCGTTTTTTCAATTTCGTCACCGGAAAAATGTCCGGCATCGATATACACGATTTCAACTGCGGGCTCAAGGCCTACAGGTACGACGTGGTGAAATCGGTCAAAATTTACGGAGAGATGCATCGCTACATTCCCGTGCTGGCGAAGATGGCCGGCTTCAGCGTTGCGGAAATTCCCGTGCTGCATCATCCGCGCAAGTACGGCAAGACCAAGTTTGGTCTCAGCCGCTTTTTCAAGGGTTTTCTTGACTTGCTTACGGTGATGTTTACCTCGCGCTACACGCAGCGTCCGCTGCATGTGTTTGGAACCATCGGCAGCATCATGATGGTGCTGGGCTTTTTCATCAATTCCTGGCTCACGATTGAGTGGCTCATGGGCTATCCGGTAAGCAACCGACCGATGTTGCTGCTGGGCATACTGCTCATGCTTATCGGTATTCAGCTCATATCCACGGGTTTGATCGCAGAAATGATCACGAAAAGCGACAGCGGCGAACTCGATTACAGCATTCGCGAAATTCTCCCCTGA